In Xanthocytophaga agilis, the following are encoded in one genomic region:
- the pfkA gene encoding 6-phosphofructokinase, whose product MKKIAIFTSGGDAPGMNACVRAVVRSAIYYGLEVYGIRHGYDGMIRGEISQMQSYSVSNIIQKGGTILKSARSKEFMTKEGRAKAYDQLQKYGIEGLVAIGGNGTFTGASIFYEEYGIPAVGAPGTIDNDLYGTDYTIGYDTAVNTALDAIDKIRDTADSHDRIFFIEVMGRDSGYIAIQSGIGGGAELVMVPETFTPIGEVIKTLEEGWSRSKSSFIIIVAEGESGGATEVGTTVKKHFPDADIRITNLGHIQRGGSPTAFDRILASRLGVGAVEGLINGQQGVMVGIINNKLTYTPFRDCISLSKPISDELVRIVEILSI is encoded by the coding sequence ATGAAGAAAATAGCCATTTTCACCTCTGGGGGAGACGCCCCTGGCATGAACGCTTGTGTGCGTGCAGTTGTCCGAAGCGCTATTTATTATGGATTGGAAGTATACGGAATCCGTCATGGATATGATGGCATGATCAGAGGAGAAATTTCTCAAATGCAATCCTATTCTGTTAGCAATATCATCCAAAAAGGGGGTACCATTTTAAAATCTGCCCGTAGTAAAGAATTCATGACCAAAGAAGGCCGGGCAAAAGCATACGATCAGTTACAAAAATATGGTATTGAGGGATTGGTAGCAATTGGGGGAAACGGAACATTTACGGGAGCCTCTATATTTTATGAAGAATATGGTATACCAGCAGTAGGTGCCCCAGGAACTATTGACAATGACTTATATGGCACTGATTATACAATTGGCTATGATACAGCTGTAAATACAGCACTGGATGCTATCGACAAGATTCGGGATACAGCAGATTCTCATGACCGTATTTTCTTCATCGAAGTAATGGGTCGTGATTCAGGATATATTGCCATTCAGTCTGGTATTGGTGGGGGTGCAGAATTAGTAATGGTTCCAGAAACTTTTACTCCTATTGGAGAAGTTATTAAAACATTGGAAGAAGGCTGGAGCCGTTCCAAATCCTCTTTCATCATCATTGTAGCAGAAGGAGAAAGTGGAGGTGCTACAGAAGTGGGAACAACAGTAAAGAAACATTTTCCGGATGCGGATATACGTATCACCAATCTTGGTCATATTCAACGTGGTGGTAGTCCTACAGCATTTGATCGGATTCTGGCAAGCCGTCTGGGTGTTGGTGCAGTAGAAGGTCTGATCAATGGACAGCAAGGGGTAATGGTAGGTATCATTAACAACAAGCTAACCTATACTCCTTTCCGTGACTGCATCAGCTTAAGCAAACCTATTAGTGATGAACTGGTTCGTATTGTAGAGATTTTAAGTATATAA